From Plasmodium knowlesi strain H genome assembly, chromosome: 6, one genomic window encodes:
- a CDS encoding 26S proteasome regulatory subunit RPN9, putative — METTAEEISAMLNENEHALIGELQGKYDFINFNEMKNYKEKKLHHELTLEVQKFINNKNVQVKDKFRLFYTLLSPLMSKLKKTIYAELLYIVTANFDANWTISYLKESEKNLENDKDAIIIYRCILILKYIELGDFKSCENEIENTKNLLQGVIGLNVVAHKFYNFAIMKYYNVLNKSDLFVKYALLYLAYTPLNDLDEADKIEIGTHICMHSIISEDVYNIGEIIQLPLINVCLKNNEQTNWLYQLIYIYNEGNIEVFNQVVHKYEENIKNSLLKDYKKNMIKKITLLALMDLAFKKKKQRSDISFEEIAQHCKVDVNEVEKMLITAKSKNILTCQIDEIQKSVKITWVKPRVLNNEKIFFMKESIDKWITHSKNLLTYMEDLSVELLIS; from the coding sequence ATGGAAACTACGGCAGAGGAAATCAGCGCAATGCTGAACGAAAACGAGCACGCCCTAATCGGGGAGTTACAGGGAAAGTACGACTTCATCAATTTCAACGAgatgaaaaattacaaagaGAAGAAGCTCCATCACGAATTGACCCTGGAAGTACAAAAATttattaataataaaaatgtccAAGTGAAAGACAAGTTTCGACTTTTCTACACGCTCCTATCTCCTCTGATGAGCAAACTGAAGAAGACGATATACGCGGAGTTACTTTACATCGTAACAGCGAATTTTGATGCCAACTGGACCATCAGCTATTTGAAGGAATCAGAAAAAAACCTGGAAAATGACAAAGACGCCATCATCATATATAGATGTATCCTCATATTGAAATATATCGAGTTAGGCGATTTTAAAAGTTgtgaaaatgaaatagaaaataCGAAGAATCTTCTTCAAGGAGTCATTGGATTGAATGTAGTAGCACATAAGTTCTACAACTTTGCAATCATGAAATATTATAATGTATTAAATAAGTCTGATTTGTTCGTTAAGTATGCCCTCCTTTACTTGGCGTACACTCCATTGAACGATTTAGACGAAGCGGACAAAATCGAAATAGGTACCCATATTTGCATGCACTCCATAATAAGTGAAGATGTATATAATATAGGAGAAATAATTCAGCTCCCACTTATTAATGTatgcttaaaaaataatgaacagACAAACTGGCTCTATCAActaatttatatttacaaTGAAGGCAACATAGAAGTTTTCAACCAAGTCGTACACAAGTACGAAGAGAATATTAAGAATTCGCTTCTTAAAGattataagaaaaatatgataaaGAAAATTACCTTACTAGCTCTAATGGATCtagcttttaaaaaaaaaaaacaaagatcAGACATTTCATTCGAAGAAATTGCGCAACACTGTAAAGTGGATGTGAatgaagtggagaaaatgcTAATAACGGCgaagagcaaaaatattcttaCGTGCCAAATTGATGAAATTCAAAAATCAGTTAAGATTACATGGGTGAAGCCACGAGTActgaataatgaaaaaatatttttcatgaaGGAAAGTATAGACAAGTGGATCACTCATTCAAAAAACTTGCTGACCTACATGGAAGACCTCTCTGTCGAGTTGTTAATATCATAG
- a CDS encoding pre-mRNA-splicing factor ATP-dependent RNA helicase PRP22, putative: MECLSKINLIQKVNAELYKSLGVEDDNLAEYLIYLCKKAKSLEEFCKEVFENGGEIEQSVLKYLYDIIKIPDGESGGKASGGKENRTDDTEEEEEDGVDKEKRLEMKMIEKKNEKMKRFHCLTIKNDEQLTRLSEGSGLEGGSDTATGGGRSRKRSHHRDGHSNGDRDDSQDGSHIHGKDRHDRRSRYEDKSRHEDRSHREDRLRHRDGHRHREEHHRRDRSHSREGDHKRRRREGAESFALRVNNIFSGKVSKIMDFGMFVSFRTEPGGYKEGLVHCTDILPNRKRVVNMSEKFQKGMKVKVKVKAIFGEKINLNMSEVDQKTGKDLVSDYEEDSHRGENSYGKEGQKNVMSIFDDLHEDYKELKKHNSDVFKEDVKDTMKYESVIKMQSDYAKWEIQQLIKGGIMYDEEIKKEYKNLRNDEKIEDEEEIIEIEVNEKEPSFLKGQTTKAGAKLSPIQVIVNAEGSLARAITTTCALAKERKEQKQNEQNAIYDSIPKDISRPWEDPKPELGERTIAEALKNIGKNYDLPEWRKNYLHNNISIGVKNPMPVNEQREKLPIYHLKKDLMKAIAKNNVLIVIGETGSGKTTQIPQYLHEANYTDKGIVGCTQPRRVAAMSIAKRVSEEFGCILGQEVGYSIRFDDCTSNDTIIKYLTDGMLLRETLSDTMLSKYSFIILDEAHERTISTDILFCLLKDVVKRRPDFKLIVTSATLDAEKFSTYFFNSPIFTIPGKIFPVEILHSKEPESDYVEACLITVLNIHLNEHPGDILVFLTGQDEINTACEILHERMKKLESMSPPPLIILPIYSSLPSEMQSVIFDPAPQGCRKCVLATNIAEASLTIDGIFFVIDPGFCKIRKYDSKRDMDSLVVAPISKANAKQRAGRAGRTGPGKCYRLYTEDAYKNEMAETSIPEIQRINLGSTVLLLKALGVNDFLHFDFMDSPSVDTLIHSLENLYYLGALDDNGYLTKLGKKMSNFPMEPTLSKILLTSINFNCADDVVTIVSMLSVQNIFYRPQNKALLADKKKNKFIMPQGDLITYLNIYNRWRENNYSNYWCHENFIHSRALRRSQDVRKQILSIFERYNYEVEKNKSRNDSAKYVSICKSICSGYFSHVCKRDAQQGYTTLLTNQQVFIHPSSTLFNKNPLFVVYHELVLTNKEYIRDCTIIQPQWLIQLAPNLFIPADEKKISKIKLREKIEPLHNYYEEPNAWRLSRRKG, from the exons ATGGAGTGCCTCAGCAAAATCAACCTCATACAGAAGGTGAATGCAGAGCTTTACAAGAGTCTAGGAGTGGAGGATGATAACTTAGCGGAATATTTAATCTACTTGTGTAAAAAAGCCAAATCGTTGGAAGAGTTTTGTAAAGAAGTTTTTgaaaatggaggagaaaTTGAGCAGTCTGTTCTTAAGTACCTGTACGATATTATTAAGATCCCTGATGGAGAGTCTGGGGGAAAGGCAtcagggggaaaggaaaacaggACAGATGATactgaggaggaagaagaggatggagtggacaaggagaaaaggCTGGAGATGAAAATGattgagaagaaaaacgaaaagatgaaaaggtTCCACTGCTTGACCATCAAGAATGATGAGCAGTTGACGAGGTTGTCCGAGGGGAGCGGCCTGGAGGGGGGTAGCGACACTGCCACAGGGGGGGGGCGCTCTCGGAAGAGGAGTCACCACCGGGATGGGCACAGCAATGGTGATAGGGACGACAGTCAGGATGGAAGTCATATCCATGGCAAGGACCGGCACGATCGTAGGTCCCGCTATGAAGATAAGTCTCGTCATGAAGATAGATCTCATCGTGAGGATAGGTTGCGCCATCGAGACGGGCATCGCCATCGAGAGGAGCATCACCGTCGAGATAGAAGTCACAGTCGGGAAGGGGACCACAAAAGAAGGCGGCGAGAAGGGGCAGAATCATTTGCGCTGCGTGTGAACAACATTTTTAGTGGAAAGGTTAGCAAAATCATGGATTTCGGTATGTTCGTGTCATTCAGGACCGAGCCGGGGGGGTACAAAGAGGGCCTCGTTCACTGCACAGATATATTACCAAACAGAAAGCGAGTTGTAAACATGAgtgaaaaatttcaaaagggaatgaaggtcAAGGTAAAGGTTAAGGCAatctttggagaaaaaataaatttaaatatgTCAGAAGTCGATCAGAAAACGGGAAAGGATCTCGTCAGTGATTATGAAGAGGATAGTCACAGAGGAGAAAATTCATACGGAaaagaaggacaaaaaaatgttatgtCCATATTTGACGACCTGCATGAAGATTACAAAGAACTAAAGAAGCATAACTCTGATGTGTTCAAAGAAGATGTGAAGGATACGATGAAATACGAGAGCGTGATAAAGATGCAGAGTGATTACGCCAAGTGGGAAATACAACAACTGATTAAAGGTGGTATTATGTacgatgaagaaataaaaaaggaatataaaaatttaagaaatgatgagaaaattgaagacgaagaagaaataattgAAATTGAagtgaatgaaaaggaaccATCCTTTTTGAAAGGACAAACGACTAAGGCAGGGGCGAAGTTGTCACCTATACAAGTTATTGTTAATGCAGAAGGGTCTCTAGCAAGAGCTATAACTACCACCTGTGCTTTAgcgaaggaaaggaaggaacaaaaacaaaatgaacagaacgCCATTTATGATAGCATCCCTAAGGATATTAGTAGACCATGGGAAGATCCAAAACCTGAGTTAGGAGAAAGAACTATAGCAGAGGCATTGAAAAATATAGGGAAAAATTATGACCTCccagaatggagaaaaaattacttacATAATAATATATCCATCGGGGTTAAAAATCCTATGCCTGTAAATGAACAGAGAGAAAAACTACCAATTTatcatttgaaaaaagatTTAATGAAAGCCATCGCTAAGAATAATGTGCTAATAGTTATTGGAGAAACGGGAAGTGGCAAGACAACACAAATTCCGCAGTATTTACATGAAGCGAATTATACAGATAAGGGCATTGTTGGATGTACTCAGCCCAGAAGAGTTGCTGCAATGTCTATTGCCAAACGTGTGAGCGAAGAGTTTGGATGCATTTTGGGTCAGGAGGTTGGTTATTCCATTCGTTTTGATGACTGCACTTCGAACGATACCATTATAAAATACCTTACAGATGGTATGCTCCTGCGTGAGACCCTCAGCGATACCATGCTCTCCAAGTACTCCTTCATCATT CTTGATGAAGCCCATGAGCGGACCATTTCAACTGATATCCTTTTCTGCCTTTTGAAG GATGTTGTGAAGAGAAGACCCGACTTCAAACTGATAGTGACATCTGCCACTCTGGATGCGGAGAAATTTTCCACCTACTTTTTCAATTCACCCATTTTTACCATTCCGGGGAAGATTTTTCCAGTGGAG ATTCTGCACTCAAAGGAACCCGAAAGCGATTACGTGGAGGCATGTCTGATCACCGTACTGAATATCCACCTGAACGAGCACCCGGGGGATATCCTGGTTTTCTTAACCGGACAGGATGAAATAAACACCGCTTGTGAAATATTACATGAGCGAATGAAAAAGCTGGAAAGTATGTCACCCCCCCCGTTGATAATTTTACCGATTTATTCATCACTGCCATCAGAAATGCAAAGTGTTATATTCGACCCTGCCCCACAGGGGTGTAGAAAATGTGTTTTGGCTACGAATATAGCAGAAGCTAGCTTAACTATAGACGGAATATTCTTCGTAATCGATCCAggattttgtaaaattagGAAATATGATTCTAAGAGGGATATGGATTCCTTAGTGGTTGCTCCTATATCAAAAGCGAATGCCAAACAGAGAGCAGGTCGAGCAGGGAGAACAGGCCCCGGAAAATGTTACCGCCTCTACACGGAAGACGCATATAAAAACGAAATGGCAGAAACAAGCATTCCAGAAATACAGAGAATAAATCTCGGAAGTACAGTATTATTATTAAAGGCACTAGGAGTGAATgatttccttcactttgaCTTTATGGATTCGCCATCAGTAGATACACTTATCCATTCCTTGGAAAATCTATATTATTTAGGAGCTTTAGATGATAACGGATACTTAACCaagttgggaaaaaaaatgtctaacTTTCCTATGGAGCCAACTTTatcaaaaatattattaacgTCGATAAACTTTAATTGTGCAGATGATGTGGTTACCATCGTGAGTATGCTGAGTGTacagaatattttttatagaCCTCAAAATAAGGCCCTTCTAgcagataaaaagaaaaataaatttatcaTGCCACAGGGAGATTTAATTACCTAtcttaatatatataacagaTGGAGAGAAAATAACTACTCCAATTATTGGTGTCATGAAAACTTTATCCATTCAAGGGCTTTGAGAAGATCTCAAGATGTACGGAAGCAAATTCTCTCTATATTTGAGAGGTATAATTatgaagtagaaaaaaacaaaagcagAAATGATTCCGCCAAGTATGTAAGTATTTGCAAAAGCATCTGCTCTGGGTACTTTAGCCATGTTTGTAAAAGGGATGCTCAACAAGGGTATACTACTCTTTTAACAAACCAACAAGTTTTTATCCACCCTTCTTCCACTCTCTTTAACAAGAACCCACTCTTCGTTGTTTACCATGAGTTGGTTCTCACAAACAAGGAGTACATTCGAGACTGTACCATTATCCAACCCCAGTGGCTGATTCAGTTGGCACCCAATTTGTTCATCCCTgcggatgaaaagaaaatctCCAAAATTAAGCTCCGCGAAAAAATCGAACCGCTGCATAATTATTATGAGGAGCCCAATGCATGGCGTCTCTCCAGACGCAAAGGCTAG
- a CDS encoding transcription elongation factor SPT4, putative, with product MATPKGRKKSDKEKIDESFSEHKESPKKSRNNMQEEKALKMRACLSCRLLRTEAEFYQNGCSNCKFLQMAGDRHRIHDCTTENFNGFMAITTPTKSWMAQYNDLSKYAPGFYALQVVGELPESIRDLRPNY from the exons ATGGCAACCCCCAAAG GGCGTAAAAAGTCggataaggagaaaatcgATGAATCCTTCTCGGAGCACAA GGAGTCGCCGAAGAAGTCCAGGAATAACATGCAGGAGGAGAAGGCTTTAAAAATGCGCGCGTGCTTGTCCTGTCGTTTGCTGAGGACGGAAGCGGAG TTCTACCAGAACGGTTGTAGCAACTGCAAGTTCCTGCAGATGGCTGGAGATCGACACCGTATCCACGACTGCACGACCGAAAATTTCAATGGGTTCATGGCGATAACGACCCCGACCAAGTCTTGGATGGCTCAGTACAATGACCTGAGCAAATATGCCCCTGGATTTTACGCGCTGCAGGTGGTGGGCGAATTACCCGAATCCATAAGGGACTTGCGGCCCAACTATTAA